In Paraburkholderia aromaticivorans, a single window of DNA contains:
- the tssH gene encoding type VI secretion system ATPase TssH, translated as MAEISRVALFGKLTPLAYRAIEGGTVFCKLRGNPYVELVHWLHQILLAQDSDLQRLVRHFELDPGALARDIAHALDSLPRGSTSISDISAQVDEAVERGWVFGSLMFGSAQVRTGHLLVGMLRTSNLRNALFAISRQFEKIRLDTLTERFVVLLDGSPEAGLAAMASGAGTPRDGAAAMVGAADASGSGVDAGALPAAALGRQEALRRYTVDLTEQARNGELDPIVGRDDEIRQVVDILMRRRQNNPILTGEAGVGKTAVVEGFAQRIVAGDVPPALRDARVCTLDVGLLQAGASMKGEFESRLRQVIEEVQASARPVILFIDEAHTLVGAGGAAGTGDAANLLKPALARGTLRTVAATTWSEYKKHIEKDPALTRRFQVVQVPEPSEECAIRMMRGIARKMQQHHGVLVLDEALEAAVTLSHRYIPARQLPDKAVSLLDTACARVAVSQHAVPPAVEDARRRIDAWQTEAGIIAREAALGIDTAGRAADVAGRLEAGRARLAQLTANWEGEQELVKRIIALRAELEQDAGGEGTADQRVAELQALQGELAQRQGDQPLILPGVDRHAVAAVVQDWTGIPVGRMVRDDLANVLKLADTLNQRIVGQAHAMEMIARRVQTSRAGLDNPHKPIGVFMLAGTSGVGKTETALALAEALYGGEQNIITVNMSEYQEAHTVSSLKGAPPGYVGYGEGGVLTEAVRRRPYSVVLLDEFEKAHPDVHELFFQVFDKGRMEDGEGRQIDFRNTLILLTTNVGTELITRMCGNPGDTPSPGQIARALRAPLVEVFPPALLGRVAVIPYYPLDDAMLDAIIRLQLSRIERRIVEQHGVSFSYDDAMVRQIAARCTEFESGGRMIDAILTSTLLPRISAEFLTRLIDGRTVAKVEVGANDGEFTYAFD; from the coding sequence ATGGCTGAGATCAGTCGCGTCGCGCTGTTCGGCAAACTCACTCCGCTGGCTTACCGCGCCATCGAAGGCGGCACGGTGTTCTGCAAGCTGCGTGGCAATCCTTACGTTGAGCTGGTGCATTGGCTGCATCAGATCCTGCTCGCGCAGGACTCCGACCTGCAGCGTCTGGTCAGGCACTTCGAACTCGATCCCGGCGCGCTCGCCCGCGATATCGCTCACGCGCTGGATAGCTTGCCGCGCGGGTCGACGTCGATCTCGGATATCTCTGCGCAAGTCGACGAAGCCGTCGAGCGCGGTTGGGTATTCGGCTCCCTGATGTTCGGCTCGGCTCAGGTTCGCACGGGGCATCTACTGGTCGGTATGTTGCGCACGTCGAACCTGCGCAACGCCTTGTTCGCCATCTCGCGGCAGTTCGAAAAAATCAGGCTCGATACGCTGACGGAGCGTTTTGTGGTGCTGCTCGATGGGTCGCCTGAAGCGGGCTTGGCGGCAATGGCGTCTGGTGCCGGCACGCCTCGTGACGGCGCCGCCGCGATGGTGGGCGCGGCAGACGCGTCGGGCAGCGGCGTGGATGCCGGCGCCTTGCCCGCTGCCGCGCTCGGCCGCCAGGAAGCGCTGCGCCGCTACACGGTCGACCTGACCGAACAGGCGCGCAATGGCGAACTGGACCCGATCGTCGGGCGCGACGACGAGATCCGCCAGGTGGTCGACATCCTGATGCGCCGGCGGCAGAACAACCCGATCCTCACCGGGGAAGCCGGTGTTGGCAAAACCGCCGTCGTCGAAGGTTTCGCGCAGCGCATCGTCGCGGGCGATGTGCCGCCCGCGCTGCGCGATGCGCGGGTCTGCACGCTCGACGTCGGCTTGCTGCAAGCCGGCGCCAGCATGAAGGGCGAGTTCGAAAGCCGCCTGCGCCAGGTGATCGAGGAAGTGCAGGCGTCGGCGCGGCCGGTGATCCTCTTCATCGACGAAGCCCACACGCTGGTCGGCGCGGGTGGCGCGGCGGGCACCGGCGATGCGGCGAACCTGCTGAAGCCGGCGCTCGCGCGCGGCACGCTGCGCACGGTCGCCGCGACGACGTGGAGCGAATACAAGAAGCACATCGAGAAAGACCCCGCGCTGACGCGGCGCTTTCAGGTCGTGCAGGTGCCGGAACCGTCGGAAGAATGCGCGATCCGGATGATGCGCGGCATCGCGCGCAAGATGCAGCAGCATCACGGTGTGCTGGTGCTCGACGAAGCGCTGGAAGCAGCGGTCACGCTGTCACACCGCTATATCCCGGCCCGCCAGTTGCCCGACAAGGCCGTGAGTCTGCTCGACACCGCTTGCGCGCGGGTCGCGGTGAGCCAGCACGCGGTGCCGCCTGCGGTTGAAGACGCTCGCCGCCGCATCGACGCATGGCAAACCGAGGCCGGGATCATCGCGCGCGAAGCCGCGCTTGGCATCGACACCGCCGGCCGCGCCGCGGATGTCGCCGGTAGGCTCGAAGCCGGGCGTGCCCGGCTCGCGCAACTGACCGCGAACTGGGAAGGTGAGCAGGAACTGGTCAAGCGCATCATCGCGTTGCGCGCTGAACTCGAACAAGACGCCGGCGGGGAGGGCACAGCCGACCAACGCGTAGCCGAACTCCAGGCGCTGCAAGGCGAGCTCGCGCAACGCCAGGGCGATCAGCCGTTGATTCTGCCGGGCGTGGACCGGCACGCTGTCGCGGCGGTGGTGCAGGACTGGACCGGAATTCCGGTTGGCCGCATGGTGCGCGACGACCTGGCGAATGTGTTGAAGCTTGCCGATACCCTCAACCAGCGCATTGTCGGCCAGGCGCACGCGATGGAGATGATCGCGCGGCGCGTGCAAACCTCGCGTGCCGGTCTCGACAATCCGCACAAGCCGATCGGCGTGTTCATGCTGGCCGGCACCTCGGGTGTGGGCAAGACGGAGACCGCGCTCGCACTCGCGGAAGCGCTGTACGGCGGCGAGCAGAACATCATCACCGTCAACATGAGCGAGTACCAGGAAGCGCATACCGTGTCCTCGCTCAAGGGCGCTCCCCCGGGATATGTCGGCTATGGCGAAGGCGGGGTGTTGACCGAAGCAGTGCGGCGCCGTCCCTATAGCGTGGTGCTGCTCGACGAGTTCGAGAAGGCGCATCCGGATGTCCACGAGCTGTTTTTCCAGGTGTTCGACAAGGGGCGCATGGAAGATGGTGAAGGCAGGCAGATCGATTTTCGCAACACGCTGATCCTGCTGACCACCAACGTCGGCACCGAACTGATTACCCGCATGTGCGGCAATCCGGGCGACACGCCGAGCCCCGGACAGATCGCACGCGCGTTGCGCGCGCCGCTCGTCGAGGTGTTCCCGCCGGCCTTGCTCGGACGGGTCGCGGTGATTCCCTATTACCCGCTCGACGACGCGATGCTCGACGCCATCATCCGGCTGCAACTCTCGCGCATCGAGCGGCGCATCGTCGAACAGCACGGCGTGTCCTTCAGCTACGACGACGCGATGGTCCGGCAGATCGCCGCGCGCTGCACCGAGTTCGAGAGCGGCGGACGGATGATCGACGCGATTCTGACCAGCACGCTATTGCCCCGCATCAGCGCCGAATTTTTGACGCGGCTGATCGACGGGCGGACGGTAGCGAAGGTCGAGGTCGGCGCGAACGACGGTGAATTCACCTACGCGTTCGATTGA
- a CDS encoding DUF4280 domain-containing protein, whose amino-acid sequence MPQQVTMGAMLQCSFGVAPSTLVVLPLNRVLCEGPPAADIMDHIPLVNILPFGMCNSPANPEVAAATAAALGAPTPMPCVPATTMPWAPGAVNVLLGNQPSLDNVSTCTCMWGGVVTIVDPATVKTQVP is encoded by the coding sequence ATGCCACAACAGGTCACGATGGGCGCAATGCTGCAATGTTCGTTCGGCGTCGCGCCGTCGACACTGGTCGTGCTGCCGCTGAACCGCGTGCTGTGCGAAGGGCCGCCGGCCGCCGACATCATGGACCACATTCCGCTCGTCAACATCCTGCCGTTCGGCATGTGCAATTCGCCGGCCAATCCCGAGGTGGCCGCGGCAACCGCTGCCGCGCTCGGTGCGCCTACGCCGATGCCGTGCGTGCCGGCCACCACCATGCCATGGGCGCCCGGCGCGGTGAACGTGCTGCTCGGCAATCAGCCGTCGCTCGACAACGTGTCCACCTGCACCTGCATGTGGGGTGGTGTCGTCACGATCGTCGACCCCGCCACAGTCAAAACGCAAGTACCCTGA
- a CDS encoding type VI secretion system Vgr family protein, translated as MMLTDLNRAIRLKCALQADGLVLFCMRGHEELGRLAQWDLELLAERSDLAVAPMLGSDLSVSLELPGGGEREFNGIVTAFELVRPASTNPNRPAAYRATVRPRLWLLTRASHCRFFYAMTVPAIVSHVLAGYQIDFDNRCTASYASREQRAQYRESDFDFVSRLLEHEGIYYYFEHHGGKHKLILADSSQVHAATPHYARIPYRAQFVAPTEFECIYAWSCGGEVQTGISEVNDYDFEKPVQSAQQGLLSRALRTQPLDPVVYARQEHGVGYAQHADADRYAQAHVEAHQAANERFGGRTTARGIWPGGLFKLSGHPRDDQNGEYLVVSARYELQSDTHLSAQDAAPQRFVFDSSFTALRHDGTFRTARLTPRARVCGPQTAVVVGPAGEEIHTDKYGRIKVQFHWEQFAPPAGDQALQRCWVRVAQAWAGQQWGAFFLPRIGQEVLVEFIEGDPDRPIVTGSVYNAAQMPPYALPEHASRATLKSNSTKGGNGFNEMRFEDSKGNEQLFFHAERNLDTYVKHDALCWIGNQRHVIVKGDDLAQCGGNRSDALTGNHNGKIGGKLSLDVGQDTQHKSGMNLALSAGESVDIKGGMNVTIEAGMMLTLKAGGNTIVLGPEGIAISGAGPVTIDGPMVQINCGGGGGGAGAQSAAPDAPAEPQQADDGSQ; from the coding sequence ATGATGCTGACCGACCTCAATCGCGCGATCCGCCTCAAATGCGCGCTTCAAGCCGACGGCCTGGTGCTGTTTTGCATGCGCGGCCACGAAGAACTGGGGCGTCTCGCTCAGTGGGACCTCGAACTTCTCGCCGAGCGTTCCGATCTGGCGGTCGCGCCGATGCTGGGCAGCGACCTGTCCGTGAGCCTCGAACTGCCCGGTGGGGGCGAGCGCGAATTCAACGGCATCGTCACTGCCTTTGAACTGGTTCGCCCGGCCAGCACCAATCCGAACCGGCCTGCTGCGTACCGCGCCACTGTGCGGCCGCGCCTGTGGCTGCTGACGCGCGCATCGCACTGCCGCTTCTTCTACGCGATGACGGTGCCGGCAATCGTCAGCCACGTGCTGGCCGGCTATCAGATCGACTTCGACAACCGCTGCACGGCGAGCTATGCGAGCCGCGAGCAGCGCGCGCAGTATCGCGAGAGCGACTTCGATTTTGTCAGCCGTCTTCTTGAACACGAAGGCATTTACTACTACTTCGAGCACCACGGCGGCAAGCATAAGCTGATCCTCGCGGATTCGTCGCAGGTGCACGCGGCGACACCCCACTACGCGCGGATTCCGTACCGCGCGCAGTTCGTTGCGCCGACCGAATTTGAATGCATCTATGCGTGGTCGTGCGGCGGCGAGGTACAGACCGGTATCAGCGAAGTCAACGACTACGATTTCGAAAAGCCGGTGCAAAGCGCGCAACAGGGCTTGCTAAGCCGCGCGCTGCGCACGCAGCCGCTCGATCCGGTGGTCTACGCGAGGCAGGAGCACGGCGTCGGCTACGCCCAGCATGCCGATGCCGACCGCTACGCGCAGGCGCACGTAGAGGCGCATCAGGCCGCTAACGAGCGCTTCGGCGGTCGCACTACCGCGCGCGGCATCTGGCCTGGCGGCCTGTTTAAGCTCAGTGGGCATCCACGTGACGATCAGAACGGCGAGTACCTGGTCGTGTCGGCGCGCTACGAACTGCAATCGGACACGCACCTGTCCGCGCAGGACGCCGCTCCCCAGCGGTTCGTGTTCGACAGTTCGTTCACGGCGCTGCGTCACGACGGCACGTTTCGCACCGCACGGCTCACTCCCCGTGCGCGCGTATGCGGCCCGCAGACAGCGGTCGTGGTGGGTCCGGCGGGCGAAGAAATCCATACCGACAAGTACGGCCGCATCAAGGTGCAGTTCCATTGGGAGCAGTTCGCGCCACCCGCCGGCGATCAGGCATTGCAGCGCTGCTGGGTGCGTGTGGCCCAGGCGTGGGCGGGGCAGCAGTGGGGCGCGTTCTTCTTGCCGCGCATCGGCCAGGAAGTGCTGGTGGAGTTTATCGAGGGCGATCCGGATCGGCCCATCGTGACGGGCAGCGTCTATAACGCTGCGCAAATGCCGCCGTATGCGTTGCCCGAGCATGCGTCGCGTGCGACCCTCAAGAGCAACTCCACGAAGGGCGGCAATGGCTTCAATGAAATGCGCTTCGAAGACAGCAAAGGAAACGAGCAACTGTTCTTTCATGCGGAGCGCAACCTCGATACCTATGTGAAGCACGACGCGCTGTGCTGGATCGGCAACCAGCGGCATGTGATCGTCAAAGGCGACGATCTGGCCCAGTGCGGCGGAAATCGCAGCGACGCACTCACCGGCAATCACAACGGCAAGATCGGCGGCAAGCTGTCGCTCGATGTCGGGCAGGACACCCAGCACAAGTCCGGTATGAACCTCGCGCTCAGTGCGGGTGAGAGCGTCGATATCAAAGGCGGCATGAACGTCACGATCGAAGCCGGAATGATGCTCACGCTCAAGGCCGGCGGCAATACGATCGTGCTCGGACCGGAAGGGATCGCGATTAGCGGCGCGGGTCCGGTGACGATCGATGGCCCGATGGTGCAGATCAATTGCGGCGGCGGGGGCGGCGGTGCGGGGGCGCAGAGCGCCGCCCCCGATGCGCCGGCCGAGCCGCAACAAGCTGACGACGGTTCGCAATGA
- the tssK gene encoding type VI secretion system baseplate subunit TssK, whose amino-acid sequence MSRNNKVIWSEGMLLQPQHLQQHDRYLHALIDTRCAALRPYAFGFSTLSIDTEQLKLGRIALTECSGVLPDGTPFRLPADDELPLPLAVPEGARDLTVVLALPVSRPGVPEAAYAAGDTAHDSFARHRIAETEVRDSNDGATGAALMQVGNLRLRLALEADVAHAYASLGVVRVVERRADNRVVLDTDYAPPCLDYRVARRLASFVDELLGLLHQRADALAARLAQPALTGAAEIADFLLLQVLNRAEPLFAALATSTGLHPHDLHHHALQLAGELATFCQAGKRPEAFPVYRHDRLDETFTPLIDALRNALSAVMDPHAVPIPLDERKYGLRVAVVPDTDLFRSASFVLAVKADLAPAALLNGFPPQAKLGPVERIRDLVNLQLPGIGLRALPVAPRQLPFHAGFTYFELERGSELWKHLATSAGVALHVAGDFPGLALEFWAIRP is encoded by the coding sequence ATGTCCAGAAATAACAAGGTGATCTGGTCCGAAGGCATGCTGTTGCAACCGCAGCATCTGCAGCAGCACGACCGTTATCTGCACGCGCTGATCGACACGCGTTGTGCCGCCCTGCGGCCTTACGCCTTTGGTTTTTCGACGCTCTCCATCGACACCGAACAGCTCAAGCTCGGTCGAATCGCATTGACTGAGTGTTCCGGTGTGCTGCCGGACGGCACGCCGTTTCGCCTGCCCGCGGACGACGAACTGCCGCTGCCGCTCGCCGTGCCGGAGGGCGCGCGCGATCTGACCGTCGTGCTGGCGTTGCCGGTCTCGCGGCCCGGTGTGCCGGAAGCCGCGTATGCCGCCGGCGATACGGCTCACGACAGTTTCGCGCGGCACCGGATTGCCGAAACGGAAGTGCGCGACAGCAACGACGGGGCCACGGGCGCCGCCTTGATGCAGGTCGGCAATCTGCGGCTGCGGCTCGCGCTGGAAGCGGACGTCGCCCATGCCTATGCATCGCTGGGCGTGGTGCGGGTGGTCGAACGGCGCGCGGATAACCGCGTCGTGCTCGATACTGACTACGCGCCGCCGTGTCTGGACTATCGCGTCGCGCGGCGGCTGGCCTCGTTCGTCGATGAACTGCTGGGCTTGCTGCATCAACGCGCCGATGCGCTTGCCGCGCGCCTCGCGCAGCCGGCGCTGACGGGCGCAGCGGAGATCGCCGACTTCCTGCTGTTGCAGGTGCTGAACCGCGCAGAGCCGCTGTTCGCCGCGCTGGCGACGAGCACCGGTTTGCATCCGCACGACCTGCATCACCATGCGCTGCAACTGGCCGGCGAACTCGCGACTTTCTGCCAGGCCGGCAAGCGCCCGGAGGCCTTTCCGGTCTATCGCCACGACCGGCTCGATGAGACCTTTACGCCACTGATTGACGCCTTGCGCAACGCGCTTAGCGCGGTCATGGACCCACATGCGGTGCCGATTCCACTCGATGAACGCAAGTACGGTTTGCGCGTCGCCGTGGTGCCCGATACAGATCTGTTCCGGTCGGCGAGTTTCGTGCTCGCCGTGAAGGCCGATCTGGCGCCGGCGGCGCTGCTGAACGGGTTTCCGCCGCAAGCCAAGCTGGGCCCAGTCGAACGGATTCGCGATCTGGTGAATCTGCAATTGCCGGGCATCGGGCTGCGCGCGTTACCGGTCGCGCCGCGCCAGTTGCCGTTCCACGCAGGGTTCACCTACTTCGAACTCGAGCGCGGCAGCGAGTTGTGGAAGCATCTTGCCACCTCTGCCGGGGTGGCGTTGCACGTTGCCGGCGACTTCCCGGGGCTCGCACTCGAGTTCTGGGCCATCCGTCCATGA
- the tssG gene encoding type VI secretion system baseplate subunit TssG, which produces MRDALELERTLQQHARHFDFFQALRLIDCSHPQRPRLGTSPGARDDVVRLAQDAELIFHPSALSGYTPGADGKPGRLAVNFLGLLGPNGPLPTHLTAYVRERERHANDRTLARFLDMFHHRMLTLFYRAWAAAQPVVSADRADEDRFSAYLGSLFGLGTPALRERDTVPDHAKLHFAGLLAAPTRHAGGLRLILAQFFGVPVEVEPWSGHWLSLPVDQQTRLGGVRLGLSSVVGTQVWDCQHKFQIVIGPLGYETFQRFLPGGASLPKLVDWVRNYLRDPLDWDVELHLRHDEVPALRLGGGESVSSDASGAGGRAPAAGRARLGWTTWLSSGAPVHDKHRVVIAPSAHVHTPRQPETLHG; this is translated from the coding sequence ATGCGTGACGCTCTAGAACTCGAACGCACGTTGCAGCAGCACGCGCGTCACTTCGACTTTTTCCAGGCGCTGCGGCTGATCGACTGCTCGCATCCGCAGCGGCCGCGTCTGGGCACTTCGCCTGGCGCGAGAGATGATGTCGTGCGCCTTGCACAGGATGCCGAACTGATTTTCCATCCGAGTGCGCTGAGCGGCTATACGCCCGGCGCCGACGGCAAGCCTGGACGGCTGGCGGTGAATTTCCTCGGCCTGCTCGGCCCGAACGGCCCGCTTCCCACGCATCTGACCGCGTATGTGCGCGAGCGTGAGCGTCATGCGAACGACAGGACGCTCGCGCGCTTTCTCGACATGTTCCATCACCGGATGCTGACGCTCTTCTACCGGGCGTGGGCGGCGGCCCAGCCGGTAGTGAGCGCGGACCGCGCGGATGAGGACCGCTTCTCGGCGTATCTCGGCAGCCTGTTCGGGCTGGGGACGCCGGCGCTGCGCGAGCGCGACACGGTACCCGATCACGCGAAGCTGCATTTTGCGGGTTTGCTGGCGGCACCGACGCGGCATGCGGGCGGCCTGCGGCTGATCCTCGCGCAATTCTTCGGCGTGCCGGTGGAGGTCGAACCATGGAGCGGTCACTGGCTGAGCTTGCCGGTTGATCAGCAGACCCGCCTGGGCGGCGTGCGGCTCGGTTTGTCCAGTGTCGTCGGCACGCAGGTCTGGGACTGTCAGCACAAGTTCCAGATCGTGATCGGGCCGCTCGGCTATGAAACCTTCCAACGCTTTTTGCCCGGAGGCGCCAGTCTGCCCAAGCTGGTGGACTGGGTGCGCAACTATCTGCGCGATCCGCTCGACTGGGACGTCGAACTGCATCTGCGGCATGACGAAGTGCCCGCACTGCGCCTGGGCGGTGGCGAGTCCGTTTCATCCGATGCTTCTGGTGCCGGCGGCCGCGCCCCCGCCGCCGGGCGCGCGCGGCTGGGCTGGACCACGTGGCTCTCGAGCGGCGCACCTGTCCATGACAAACATCGGGTCGTGATCGCGCCGAGCGCGCATGTCCACACGCCTCGTCAACCGGAGACTCTCCATGGCTGA
- a CDS encoding DotU family type VI secretion system protein produces the protein MNTPSPWPLDAVSDETILIPQPGGRRASAISSPVVAPSGVPANVAPMRAAPSGAGHAERAPLIATASGLNPLVRSANPLLDLALPLRTLPACADVEGLRVQLLQMVKVFEAEARASGYDTERLAAARYCLCTCIDEAISGTPWGSGMWASRSLLVTFHNEASGGERFFLILQRLAQDPARNVDVLELIYVMLSLGFEGRYRLLEGGRAQLESVRERLAQIIRVQRGSFEAELSVHWQPVQRARRSLTQRVPLWVAAALAGVVLVATHLALGVSLNRASDPVFNAFNGIRVSAPPLMPAVAAAQPAATAKLATFLAPEIAQGLVTVRDSADRSVVTINGDGLFASGSAVLEAAYQPLVTRIAQALQAVPGKVVVTGHTDNQPPLSTRFPSNWNLSQARADSVRNLLAAITGTPARLSAEGRGDAEPLASNDTAAGRAKNRRVEITLLAPGASS, from the coding sequence GTGAATACTCCGTCTCCCTGGCCGCTCGACGCCGTCTCCGACGAAACCATCCTGATACCGCAGCCGGGCGGGCGGCGCGCGTCTGCAATCAGCTCGCCCGTTGTCGCGCCGTCTGGCGTGCCGGCCAATGTGGCGCCGATGCGCGCCGCGCCGTCCGGCGCCGGTCACGCGGAGCGCGCGCCGCTCATCGCAACGGCTAGCGGCTTGAACCCACTGGTTCGCTCGGCCAATCCGCTGCTCGACCTCGCATTGCCGCTGCGCACCTTGCCTGCGTGCGCCGATGTCGAAGGGTTGCGTGTGCAACTGCTGCAGATGGTGAAGGTTTTCGAAGCCGAGGCCCGCGCGAGCGGCTACGACACCGAACGGCTCGCCGCCGCTCGCTATTGCCTGTGCACCTGCATCGACGAAGCCATCTCGGGCACGCCGTGGGGCAGCGGCATGTGGGCGAGCCGCAGCCTGCTGGTGACCTTTCATAACGAAGCATCCGGCGGCGAGCGCTTCTTTCTGATCCTGCAACGGCTCGCACAGGACCCGGCGCGCAACGTGGATGTGCTCGAACTGATCTACGTGATGCTGTCGCTGGGCTTCGAGGGCCGCTATCGGCTGCTGGAGGGCGGCCGGGCGCAGCTCGAGTCGGTGCGCGAGCGCCTCGCGCAGATCATCCGTGTACAGCGCGGTTCGTTCGAAGCGGAGCTGTCAGTGCATTGGCAGCCCGTGCAGCGTGCGCGCCGCTCGCTGACGCAACGGGTGCCGCTGTGGGTCGCAGCCGCATTGGCCGGTGTGGTGCTGGTGGCGACGCATCTTGCACTCGGTGTGAGTCTGAATCGCGCCTCGGACCCGGTCTTCAATGCGTTCAATGGCATTCGCGTGAGCGCACCGCCGCTGATGCCGGCCGTCGCTGCGGCGCAGCCGGCCGCGACGGCGAAGCTCGCGACCTTTCTCGCGCCGGAGATCGCGCAGGGTCTTGTCACGGTGCGCGATAGCGCCGACCGCTCGGTGGTCACCATCAATGGCGATGGCCTGTTTGCGTCGGGCAGCGCGGTGCTGGAAGCAGCCTACCAACCGCTGGTGACACGCATTGCGCAAGCGCTGCAAGCGGTGCCCGGCAAAGTCGTCGTGACCGGTCACACCGACAATCAGCCGCCGTTGTCGACACGCTTTCCGTCGAACTGGAATCTGTCGCAGGCGCGCGCCGACAGCGTGCGGAACCTGCTTGCCGCCATCACCGGCACGCCGGCGCGTTTGAGCGCGGAAGGGCGCGGCGACGCCGAGCCGCTTGCGTCCAATGACACCGCTGCCGGCCGTGCGAAGAACCGGCGCGTCGAGATCACCTTGCTGGCACCAGGAGCGTCGTCATGA
- the tagH gene encoding type VI secretion system-associated FHA domain protein TagH → MNTLADHFTPGAYGYDDAHSGSRLTLGVRSYQCAMPATTLTRCFDTTGGTIGRGPNNALVLPDALKTVSRVQGRIDYANGAWWLTDLGSNPSRLNGRPVTPGTRARLADRDRLEIGAYVLDVTLEVLAVEPASSAGHDAAGLFSVASRDHAADLLGGMPPFATAALPGDPLARAAVLAGAPLAGASFDPLGAPLRQSAQPADGGVAFAGSEHDHVPPEQFAFVPPAVASGVQPVMGIPADYDPLSDRVPGRHAGSHSEAGADAVAPQTVASAVWAQSAAPASADPTLAALLDGLGLERSAARERNGADLARLAGLMLRTAVSGTVNVLLSRSVLKREVRLDTTLLLQRDNNPLKFFPDGDSALQQMLSGRSNGYLPAQAALQCAFDDIRGHELAVLAGMRAALQHMLGRFDPHTLSAAVEAQDARGWLGKLPGRRKARLWDQFTALHGQLARAGDEDLQALCGSAFNNAYERQADLLRDGQPLTSTDSQRDDNVQK, encoded by the coding sequence ATGAACACGCTCGCGGACCACTTCACGCCCGGCGCATACGGGTACGACGATGCACACTCCGGGTCGCGCCTGACGCTCGGCGTCAGATCCTATCAGTGCGCCATGCCGGCGACGACGCTTACGCGCTGCTTCGACACGACGGGGGGCACCATTGGCCGCGGGCCGAATAACGCGCTGGTCCTGCCGGACGCGCTCAAAACCGTGTCGCGGGTGCAAGGGCGGATTGATTACGCGAACGGTGCATGGTGGCTGACCGACCTCGGCAGCAACCCGAGCCGCCTGAACGGCCGGCCGGTGACGCCTGGCACGCGCGCGCGGCTCGCGGATCGGGACCGGCTGGAGATTGGCGCCTATGTGCTCGACGTGACACTCGAAGTGCTTGCCGTCGAGCCTGCGAGCAGTGCGGGCCACGATGCAGCGGGTCTATTCAGCGTGGCTAGTCGGGATCACGCCGCGGACCTGCTGGGTGGCATGCCGCCGTTCGCAACCGCTGCGCTGCCTGGCGATCCGCTAGCACGGGCGGCTGTGCTGGCGGGCGCGCCTTTGGCTGGCGCGTCGTTTGATCCGCTGGGCGCGCCGCTGCGGCAGTCCGCGCAGCCAGCGGATGGCGGCGTCGCGTTCGCCGGGTCCGAACACGATCACGTGCCGCCGGAGCAATTCGCTTTTGTGCCACCGGCAGTGGCGTCCGGCGTCCAACCCGTCATGGGCATTCCCGCTGACTACGACCCATTGAGCGATCGGGTGCCCGGACGGCACGCCGGTAGCCACAGCGAAGCTGGCGCGGACGCGGTTGCGCCACAAACGGTTGCTTCGGCCGTTTGGGCTCAATCTGCTGCGCCTGCCTCCGCCGATCCCACCCTCGCCGCGTTGCTCGACGGCCTGGGCCTTGAGCGATCCGCAGCGCGCGAGCGTAACGGCGCCGATCTCGCCCGTCTGGCGGGCCTCATGCTGCGCACGGCGGTCAGCGGCACGGTGAACGTCCTGCTGTCACGTTCGGTGCTCAAACGCGAGGTGCGTCTCGACACCACCTTGCTCTTGCAGCGTGACAACAATCCGCTGAAGTTCTTTCCCGACGGCGACAGCGCGTTGCAGCAAATGTTGAGCGGCCGCAGCAACGGCTATCTGCCCGCGCAAGCCGCGCTGCAATGCGCATTCGACGACATCCGCGGTCACGAACTGGCGGTGCTCGCCGGCATGCGGGCCGCGTTACAGCACATGCTCGGCCGCTTCGATCCGCACACCCTGAGCGCCGCGGTCGAGGCGCAAGACGCGCGCGGCTGGCTCGGCAAACTGCCCGGTCGCCGCAAGGCTCGACTGTGGGATCAGTTCACTGCCCTCCACGGCCAACTCGCGCGCGCGGGCGACGAAGACCTTCAGGCGCTGTGCGGCAGCGCCTTTAACAATGCCTACGAGCGGCAAGCCGACCTGTTGCGCGATGGCCAGCCACTGACTTCTACTGATTCGCAGCGAGACGACAATGTCCAGAAATAA